Proteins encoded by one window of Haliotis asinina isolate JCU_RB_2024 chromosome 6, JCU_Hal_asi_v2, whole genome shotgun sequence:
- the LOC137287087 gene encoding uncharacterized protein: MQAMANHSTDAPSLCLAKTVRFFFPETFIMFSNNSTFDDRLSFEMSPLEQVVRCMQVFIVPILSSLGILGSVLCCVVFLKTRLQKKFYSHFLVCVSASSGGFLSTVMTTWLNGQGVDVYSAPGLCQIVVFSSHFFPLLTFWSTLIGAYLILWDSLKQRSLAWMNSSSTAKCIIVAMAISGFTMYSYKTWTNGTISVQGYRVCSVLPENEAAMAVLNVLDILFLLILPSVFFLVFDILFIITKMSGRCKIHKSECSKRHREVMKLVLAHSVSFHILVTPRGVSMLAFIANRWIYGIFPSFNEILTQQVFQFLFYAYFAVLPYLPLLVSEKFRFYLLLMLGFRPARRRCGLYPMRRQPSFL; this comes from the coding sequence ATGCAAGCGATGGCAAATCACAGTACCGATGCACCGTCGCTCTGCCTAGCGAAAACCGTTCGATTTTTCTTCCCGGAGACTTtcataatgttttcaaataacAGTACGTTCGATGATAGGCTCTCATTTGAGATGTCCCCTCTGGAACAGGTGGTCCGTTGTATGCAGGTGTTCATTGTTCCTATACTCAGCAGTCTGGGGATTCTGGGATCTGTGCTCTGCTGTGTGGTGTTCTTAAAGACCCGACTTCAGAAGAAGTTCTACTCTCATTTTCTTGTATGTGTATCAGCGTCAAGTGGGGGATTCCTGTCTACCGTGATGACCACGTGGCTGAACGGTCAGGGCGTGGACGTGTACAGTGCCCCTGGATTATGCCAAATAGTTGTGTTCTCAAGCCACTTTTTCCCTCTGTTAACCTTCTGGAGTACCCTAATTGGAGCCTACTTGATTCTGTGGGATTCCCTAAAACAAAGAAGCCTTGCTTGGATGAATAGTTCCAGCACAGCTAAGTGTATTATTGTTGCTATGGCAATTTCAGGATTCACCATGTACTCTTACAAGACATGGACAAATGGGACAATATCCGTGCAGGGGTACAGAGTCTGTTCTGTTTTACCTGAGAACGAAGCTGCAATGGCAGTGTTGAATGTGCTTGATATATTATTCCTCCTGATTCTACCCTCGGTGTTCTTCTTGGTATTTGACATTCTATTCATTATTACCAAAATGTCAGGTCGATGCAAGATTCATAAATCGGAATGCTCGAAACGGCATCGTGAAGTTATGAAACTTGTCCTAGCCCATTCTGTAAGTTTTCATATACTTGTCACACCGAGAGGTGTGTCCATGTTGGCCTTCATAGCAAATCGTTGGATATATGGAATATTCCCATCTTTTAACGAGATTTTAACTCAACAAGTGTTTCAATTTCTGTTCTATGCTTACTTTGCTGTTTTGCCATATTTGCCTTTGCTCGTGTCGGAGAAATTTCGATTTTATCTCCTGCTTATGTTAGGGTTTAGGCCTGCGAGAAGGAGATGTGGACTGTATCCAATGCGGCGTCAGCCCTCCTTTCTCTGA